Below is a window of Flavobacterium sp. CFS9 DNA.
TAACCTCTGCAGTTCCTGCTTTTGTTAAAGCATCAATCATCCCCTGACGGTTTTTCCAGTAGTTGGCTGTAGAAGCATATTTAGACGCGTATTGCAAACGAACTGTTGCATCTTTGTCCATATATTTTTTCATTTGATCCATTCCGGTTTTTGCACCTTCAACCCATGCAGGGTAAGCAAACTTAACGTTTTGCTCAATTCCTCCAGCCGGCATCCAACGGTTTGTTCTTCCCGGATATCCTAAAATCATAGCAAAATCATTCTCTTTCACTCCTTTGATACTTACCGGTAAGTAGTGTTTTGGTTTCAAAGGCACATTGTCTTTAGAATATGCTGCCGGATTTCCGTCTTTATCTGCGTACACTCTGAACATAGAGAAATCCCCTGTTTGACGAGGCCACTCCCAGTTGTCTGTATCTCCACCAAATTTACCAACACTTTCAGGAGGTGTTCCTACTAAACGAACGTCTGTGTAATCCTGATAAACGAAATAGTAATATTCATTCCCCTGAAAGAAAGGACGAACTGAAACCGTGTATTTTCCTCCTTCGTTATTTTCTTTTTCAATCAAAGCAATTTCCTGCTGGATCGCTTTACTTCTTTCAGTCTCTGTCATTGTATCATTTACTTTTGACAAAATTCTTTTAGAAACATCATCCATACGCACGAAGAAACGCACATACAATGATTTCGGTTTCATTTCGGCACTTCTTTGTTTTGCCCAGAAACCGTCTTTCAAATAGTTTTGCTCTGCCGAAGATAGTTCTGCAATTGCATCGTAACCACAATGGTGATTCGTTAAAACCAATCCTTCTTTAGAAACGATTTCTGCTGTACAACCTCCATTAAATTGTACAATAGCATCTTTTAAACTATGATGGTTGATACTGTAAATTTCTTCGGCTGTCAATTGCAAGCCCATTTTTTCCATATCTCTATGGTTCAATCTTTCGATAAACATCAAAAACCACATCCCCTCATCAGCTCTTACAGGAAAAGCCATCAGACACATGGTCAAGAATAAAACTATTTTTTTCATGTTATTTTGTTTAAGTGATGCGAATATAATTCATTTTCACAATTATATTAGCGCAATTCCTGCCGAAATTGGATATCTTAGTGAATTTTTAGCATTTCATTACGAATTTAACATTATACAAAACAAAAAAGGTGCCCTGTTTCCAGAACACCTTTCTTACAAATTGTATTTTTTCTTTACTCGTTAAGCATTTTCCAAAGCTTATCTTTTAAATCTGTTATCCCTTGTTGGGCAACAGATGAAATAAACATATAGGGAACGTCTTTGAAAGCGACATCCAATTCGGCTTTTAATTCCGCTTTCAATTCGTCATCCAGCATATCACATTTTGAAATTACTAAAAGACGTTCTTTGTCTAACATTTCAGGATTGTACTTGGTTAATTCATTTACCAAAATATCATACTCTGCTTTAATATCCGGAGTATCCACCGGAACTAAAAACAACAATGTTGAATTACGTTCGATATGACGCAGGAAATAATGACCTAAACCTTTTCCTTCTGCAGCTCCTTCGATAATTCCCGGAATATCAGCAATTACAAAAGACTGATAATCTCTGTACGCTACAATTCCTAAGTTTGGCTTTAAGGTTGTAAAAGGATAATCGGCAATTTTTGGTTTTGCAGAAGTTAAAACAGACAGTAAAGTTGATTTTCCGGCATTTGGAAAACCTACCAAACCAACATCGGCTAATACTTTAAGTTCTAAAATTACATCCATTTCTACTCCCGGTAAACCTGGCTGGGCATAACGTGGTGTTTGATTGGTTGAACTTCTGAAATGCCAGTTTCCTAACCCTCCTTTTCCTCCTTTAGAAAGGATTTTTTTCTCACCATGTTCCGTAATCTCAAACAGTGTTTCTCCTGTTTCTTTGTCTTTTACCACAGTTCCTAAAGGTACTTCGATAAATTTATCTTCTCCGTCGGCACCTGTACTGCGGTCTCCTCCACCGTCTCCACCATGACCGGCTTTAATATGTCGTGCAAATTTTAGATGAAATAATGTCCAAAGTCCTTTATTCCCCACCAAATACACGTGTCCTCCACGTCCACCATCACCTCCGTCAGGACCTCCTTTTTCAATAAATTTCTCTCTATGTAAATGCGTAGATCCTTTCCCTCCTTTACCGGAAGAAACATAAATCTTAACATAATCTACAAAATTTCCTTCTGTCATTTTTACTTGTTTATGTGTAGTTTCAGTTTTCAGGTTTCAAGCTTCAGGTCATGCGTTGTGCAACCTGAAACTTGAAACTTGAAACTTAAAACAAATTCTTTCTACTCTTTAAGCGCTTTTACCAACACTTTATCAATCTTTACACCATCCATATCGATTACTTCCAATACAAATTTTTGCCAGATTAATTTCTCGCCTTCTTTTGGAATATGCGAAAGCTCTGTCATAATCATTCCGCTTACCGTGTTTACTTCATAATCGTTTGTCAATTCGTCTAACTCAAAATAAGTTAAAAAATCGTGTAACGAATAATGTCCGTCAACGAGCCACGAACCATCTTCTCTTTCAATTAACTGAAATTCATCTTTATAAAAATCAGATGCATCTCCTACTAAAGCTTCCAGAATGTCATTTAGGGTAATTATTCCCTGAAAAACACCATACTCATCAGAAACTAAAGCATAATGAATCCCTGTTTTTTTGAAATTCTCCAGTGCCTTGTATGCCGTTGTCTGCTCCATTAGGTAAGGCGCATCAATCATGATTCCCGCCAAATCAAAATGTTCACTTTCGATGTTTGCAAAGATATTCTTTAGGGTTACAACTCCCACAATATCATCATAATTGTCTCTGTACACCGGATAAACAGTATGCAAATCCTGTAAAACCAATTCCTTAATCTTCGTTTTATCGGCATTGAAAGGCAGCATATCAACTGACTTACGGTGTGTCATCAACGAATTTACTTTTCGATCTCCAATGTGAAAAACACGTTCTACAATATCTTGCTCGATTTCCTGAACTTCTCCACCCTCCGTTCCTTCTTTGATAATTGCTTTAATTTCTTCTTCTGTTACCTTACCGTCGGCAGTTGGTTTAATCTGAAATACATTCAGTAAAAAATCTGTCGAAGACGTAAGCAGCCAGATAAAAGGCGCTGTAATTATCGAAATGGTTTTCATTGGCATGGCTACCATTTTTGCAATAGACTCCGGGTAGTTTAAGCCAATTCGTTTTGGCAGTAATTCTCCTAAAACCAATGAGAAGAACGTTAAAACTACTACAACAATTCCCACCGCAACCGAATGGGCATAGGGTTTTAAAAATGCAAATCCGCTAACAAAAACCTCAACATCCATTGTTATTTTATCACCACTATAAATACCGGTCAAAATACCGATTAAAGTGATTCCGATTTGCACGGTCGATAAAAACTTATTTGGAGAATTGGCCAGATCAAGTGCTATTTTTGCACTTTTATTTCCTTTTTTCGCGGCAGTTTCAAGTCTGTTTTTCCTGGCCGAAATCAATGCAATTTCTGACATGGAGAAAACACCATTCAATAGTATTAGAAAAAATATTATTAGTATTTCCAATTTTTGGTTTATTCGTTATAAAATCGTCTTCATCAAGATAATTCTGTTATCTTAAAACTTGGTTTCCCTATCATTCAAAAGAATTCTGTCTTAAAAAACTAATTTTTCTTCCCAGAAAACAGCAGCTCAAAGATGCCTGTTTTATGACAAGAAAAATAGTTCTTAAAAATCCCGATCGCAGTCAGGATGAAACGACAGCAGGAAAAAGTTTCTACAAATTATCTATAACTGACGTTAATCGCTCTGTAATTTCTTCAATAGTTCCGATACCGTTTACGGCATGAAACTTATTTTGTTCTTTATAATATCCAATTAGCGGAGCTGTTTTTTCATTGTACTCCTGGTATCTTACTCTAATTTTCTCTTCGTCCTGATCGTCAGCTCTTCCGCTGGTTTTTCCTCTTTCCAACAAACGAGCTACCAAAATTTCATCATCAGCTTCTAGCGCAATAGTCGCCGTTACACTTGATCCAATCGTTGGTAAAAATTGATCTAAAGCTTCTGCCTGATCTAAAGTTCTAGGATAACCGTCGAACAGGAATCCTGCTGTATCAGGATGTTTTTTTACCTCATCAATTAACATTGCAGTAGTCACTTCGCAAGGAACTAACTCTCCGTTATCCATAAAAACTCTCGCTTGTTTTCCTAAATCTGTATCATTTTTTAAGTTAAAACGAAAAATATCTCCTGTTGAAAGATGTGTTAATTTGTACTTTTCTTTTAAAAATTCTGCCTGAGTTCCTTTACCTGCTCCAGGCTTTCCAAATAAAACAATGTTAATCATAATATGAGTACGTGTTGTGACTTCTATTTTACAAGAAGTTTTAAATGAATATATAGTTGTGTGTTTGTTTATTTTATTCTGCCAATTTATAAACTTCAGGTAAATGCCTTCCTAAACCATCATAGTCTAGTCCGTAACCTACAATGAATTTATTCGGAATTCTGATTCCGATATAATCTATTTTGATGTCTTTTTTATAAGCTTCCGGTTTAAAAAACAAAGTAGCAATTTTAAAATGCTTTACATTTTGTTCTTTAAACAATTGTTTCAATTCTTCAATTGTATTTCCAGTATCAATAATATCTTCAATAAGAATAACCGTTCTACCTGATAAATCCTGATTGATCCCTATTAATTCTTTAACCCTATTTGTACTTTCAATTCCTTCATAAGAAGCCATTTTGATAAATGAAACCTCACAAAGGCCTTTATATTTTCTCAAAAAATCGGCGACTACCATAAAAGCCCCATTTAAAACACCAATAAAAATTGGGGTGTCATCTCCAAAATCATCTTCTACCTGTGCGACTATTTTAGTTAAAGCGAAATCAATTTCTTTTGCCGAAATAAACGGAACAAATTGTTTATCGTGAAGTTGTATCATTATTTTTACATTTAAAATAATGGGCAAAGATACAGAATTACAACTAAACTGTGAGTATCAAAATATAGTGCAAACATATTTTTTTAAGAATGTTAAATATCGGGTACTATATTAGAACTCTTTCCTGAAAAACAGGTACATCTTTATTAAATTACTGAAATCCATTGGATATAATTTAGTAAAATAACATTCACACCATCGTATCGCATTTTTTTATGAAAATCCGAACAATACTATTTTCACAAAGAAAAATAAAACTCTATACTCCTAAAACCCCCTGCAAATTATTATAAAACTGTTCCATTAAATTACTTATTTTAGACCTGTCCAAAACTCACCCAAATGTCTTCTGAATTACAAACGAAATTAGATTATGTAAAAGCGTATCGGGAAAACCGTCTTAATGTTGCAAACGAAATTTTAGAGAATCCATCACTATTTGAAGAACTTGTTTCAATTTGTTTTATCCCTTCAGACAAAAACAATCACAAAGCCTGCTGGATTATGGAATTTGTATCTTACGAAAAATTGATCTGGCTGCAACCGTATCTTGATTTTTTCTGTTCGAATTTGAAGGTTTTGAAAGATGAAAGCGCCATACGTCCTATCGCAAAAGTGGTTCAGCTATTAGTGAAAGCTCACTATAAAAAACCCGAAAACGGAATTTTTCTTTCTGAAACTAATCTGCAGGATTGTATCGAAGCATCATTTGACTGGCTTATCAATGATGTAAAAGTAGCGACAAAGGCCTATTCCATCAGAACCTTATATATATTAGGCAACCATTATGACTGGATACATCCTGAGCTGCAAGTTATTCTGAACAAAGATTATGGAGATCATTCTGCTGCTTACAAAGCCGTTGCCAAAGAAGTTTTAAAGAAAATAGAAAAATAATTTTTTGCCATGGATTCACGAATTATATTTCCAAATCAGAAAAAGTAAAAAATTGTGAATTCGTGGCAAAAAAATAGTGCAAAACGATTTTTTGGCTAAAAAAAGATTAAAAAGTATCTTTGCAAAAACACAACTACAATGAATTATTTTTCTTCTGATTTTAAATTAGGAATATTAGGCGGCGGACAATTAGGCAAAATGCTTTTGTTCGACACCCGAAAATTTGACATCCAAACTTATGTTCTCGACCCAAGCGATGAAGCTCCAAGTAAATTTGCCTGCAATAAATTCTTTCAGGGCGATTTAATGGATTATGAAACGGTCTATAATTTTGGAAAACAAGTAGATGTTCTGACTTTTGAGATCGAATTGGTTAACCTGGAAGCCCTGACACAGTTGGAGAATGAAGGTTTAAAAATCTATCCTTCTCCTAAAACTTTAAAAGGAATTCAAAACAAAGGAATTCAAAAACAATTTTACGCAGATCATGCTATCCCAACAGCACCATTTGAGCGCTTTGAAAATTTAGACGGTCTAAAAGCTAAAATTCAGAACCTAAAATTACCATTTGTATGGAAATGTACTGAGTTTGGTTATGACGGAAACGGCGTAAAAGTAATTCGTCAGGTTTCGGATCTGGACAGTTTACCTAATGTAGAATGTATTGCAGAAACCATGATTCCGTTTAAAAATGAACTAGCGGTTATTGTCTGCAGAAATCCATCAGGAGAAATAAAAACGTATCCGGTTGTTGAAATGGAATTTCATCCAGAAGCCAACCAGGTAGAATATGTAATCTGCCCTGCCAGAATTGATGAGAAGGTCGCCGAAAAAGCGAGAGCGATTGCCTTAAATGTTTCGGAAAAATTCGATCATGTTGGTCTTTTGGCCGTTGAAATGTTTCAGACTAACGACGATGCTATTTTAGTAAATGAAGTAGCTCCGCGTCCGCACAATTCAGGACATTATTCCATTGAAGCGAGTTATACTTCACAATTCGAAAATCACCTGCGCGCCATTTTGGATCTTCCTTTAGGAAATACCGACAGTAAAGTTGCCGGGATTATGGTAAATTTAGTAGGTGCCGAAGGATTTTCAGGAGATGTTGTTTATGAAAATATCGAAACCATTTTGAGATGGAACGGTGTTACTCCACATATTTACGGTAAAAGACAAACACGTCCTTTTAGAAAAATGGGGCATGTTACCATCGTAAATGAAGATATGACTGAAGCAAGACGTATTGCCGAAGACGTTAAGAATACCATTAAAGTGATTAGTAATTAGTTGCAGTTTTCAGTCACAACCTGAAACCTGAAACAAAAAAACCTGAAACAAAAAACAAAATGAGTAAAGTAGCCATCATAATGGGAAGTATCTCTGACATGCCGGTCATGCAGGATGCCATCGACATATTAAAACAATTTAATGTGGAAGTTGAAGTAGACATTGTTTCGGCACACCGAACGCCGGAAAAACTATTCGATTTCAGTAAAAATGCACATACTCGCGGAATTTCAGTAATTATTGCCGGAGCCGGAGGAGCTGCACACTTGCCTGGAATGGTTGCTTCAATGTCTCCACTTCCGGTAATTGGTGTTCCGGTTAAATCAAGTAATTCTATCGATGGCTGGGATTCAGTACTATCGATTCTTCAAATGCCAGGCGGAGTTCCTGTTGCAACTGTAGCGTTAAACGGTGCTAAAAATGCCGGAATCTTAGCCGCACAAATCATCGGAAGCCACGATAAAAAAGTACTGGATACTATTATTTCGTATAAAG
It encodes the following:
- the obgE gene encoding GTPase ObgE, yielding MTEGNFVDYVKIYVSSGKGGKGSTHLHREKFIEKGGPDGGDGGRGGHVYLVGNKGLWTLFHLKFARHIKAGHGGDGGGDRSTGADGEDKFIEVPLGTVVKDKETGETLFEITEHGEKKILSKGGKGGLGNWHFRSSTNQTPRYAQPGLPGVEMDVILELKVLADVGLVGFPNAGKSTLLSVLTSAKPKIADYPFTTLKPNLGIVAYRDYQSFVIADIPGIIEGAAEGKGLGHYFLRHIERNSTLLFLVPVDTPDIKAEYDILVNELTKYNPEMLDKERLLVISKCDMLDDELKAELKAELDVAFKDVPYMFISSVAQQGITDLKDKLWKMLNE
- a CDS encoding hemolysin family protein — protein: MEILIIFFLILLNGVFSMSEIALISARKNRLETAAKKGNKSAKIALDLANSPNKFLSTVQIGITLIGILTGIYSGDKITMDVEVFVSGFAFLKPYAHSVAVGIVVVVLTFFSLVLGELLPKRIGLNYPESIAKMVAMPMKTISIITAPFIWLLTSSTDFLLNVFQIKPTADGKVTEEEIKAIIKEGTEGGEVQEIEQDIVERVFHIGDRKVNSLMTHRKSVDMLPFNADKTKIKELVLQDLHTVYPVYRDNYDDIVGVVTLKNIFANIESEHFDLAGIMIDAPYLMEQTTAYKALENFKKTGIHYALVSDEYGVFQGIITLNDILEALVGDASDFYKDEFQLIEREDGSWLVDGHYSLHDFLTYFELDELTNDYEVNTVSGMIMTELSHIPKEGEKLIWQKFVLEVIDMDGVKIDKVLVKALKE
- a CDS encoding adenylate kinase, with amino-acid sequence MINIVLFGKPGAGKGTQAEFLKEKYKLTHLSTGDIFRFNLKNDTDLGKQARVFMDNGELVPCEVTTAMLIDEVKKHPDTAGFLFDGYPRTLDQAEALDQFLPTIGSSVTATIALEADDEILVARLLERGKTSGRADDQDEEKIRVRYQEYNEKTAPLIGYYKEQNKFHAVNGIGTIEEITERLTSVIDNL
- a CDS encoding phosphoribosyltransferase gives rise to the protein MIQLHDKQFVPFISAKEIDFALTKIVAQVEDDFGDDTPIFIGVLNGAFMVVADFLRKYKGLCEVSFIKMASYEGIESTNRVKELIGINQDLSGRTVILIEDIIDTGNTIEELKQLFKEQNVKHFKIATLFFKPEAYKKDIKIDYIGIRIPNKFIVGYGLDYDGLGRHLPEVYKLAE
- a CDS encoding 5-(carboxyamino)imidazole ribonucleotide synthase, which produces MNYFSSDFKLGILGGGQLGKMLLFDTRKFDIQTYVLDPSDEAPSKFACNKFFQGDLMDYETVYNFGKQVDVLTFEIELVNLEALTQLENEGLKIYPSPKTLKGIQNKGIQKQFYADHAIPTAPFERFENLDGLKAKIQNLKLPFVWKCTEFGYDGNGVKVIRQVSDLDSLPNVECIAETMIPFKNELAVIVCRNPSGEIKTYPVVEMEFHPEANQVEYVICPARIDEKVAEKARAIALNVSEKFDHVGLLAVEMFQTNDDAILVNEVAPRPHNSGHYSIEASYTSQFENHLRAILDLPLGNTDSKVAGIMVNLVGAEGFSGDVVYENIETILRWNGVTPHIYGKRQTRPFRKMGHVTIVNEDMTEARRIAEDVKNTIKVISN
- the purE gene encoding 5-(carboxyamino)imidazole ribonucleotide mutase translates to MSKVAIIMGSISDMPVMQDAIDILKQFNVEVEVDIVSAHRTPEKLFDFSKNAHTRGISVIIAGAGGAAHLPGMVASMSPLPVIGVPVKSSNSIDGWDSVLSILQMPGGVPVATVALNGAKNAGILAAQIIGSHDKKVLDTIISYKEELKAAVNKAAEGLKK